DNA sequence from the Ochotona princeps isolate mOchPri1 chromosome 5, mOchPri1.hap1, whole genome shotgun sequence genome:
TCTGATAGACTGCTATCCTCATCATAAGGGGGACATTTAGACAGACAAGCACACAGGGAAAATATCATGGCAACTAAAGGTAGAGATTGTGGAATTTGTTCTGAATATGAATGGATCCCAAAGATTGCCAGAAAGCTCCCAGAAGCCAGGCAACTTACTTGGAACCTCCTTTAGTGTTAACTTCTGCCTGGCCGAGCTGTGCACACACGCTGCTGCCTGTCCACCCTATGTCTTGCATGTTTGTCCCTGCCCCCTGATTTTAGCGCTTCTACCTCTTCTTCCTTCCCGCTCTTTCTTGTCATTTTCAACTCTAGGTCACCCTGCTAGGGGTGAATCTTGTGTTCAGAGATTTTACAGAATTTACACTTTGCCCTTTCCATTGTACTGTGATTGATATGGGCAGAGGTGTCCATCCTTGTCCCTGAAGAGAATTAACTCGGGCAGTTTTCATAGCAGTCCTGCAGTGGGCATGGAAGCAATTCTTACTAGGCAGACGAAGGAAGCCCTtgtggctgggagctgagaaggGGCAGGCTGACTCCAGAATTCATGGTCTTAGCCACAATGAAAGCAGAAATTGTGGTCTTAGATTCCACTTGGACTGGATTCTGCTGTAGATAATGGAAAATGCTGAGGACAGAGGCTCTGCCAAGGACATCTCAGGTGGAATTTTCTCAGTCTCCTCCTGTGCCGCTTGGCTCCCTTATTGCTCTGCACCCATTCATCACCATGGATACTAGAGCATGGAGTGGCCAGCTCCTTTGTCTTGAGCTTGTTACCTGTTAATGCTTCCTTTGTGTTTTGAAATAACACGGAAAAAGAATGTAGAATTGATGTTTTTCAACCATGAGAGTCATGGTTCATGAGAGATTCAAGAATTCAGGATGGTGATGGCAGAGGGGATAGGTGGTACCAGAGGTCTTTGCAGCCTGTCCTCAAACTTGCTATGAATCTTTAGgagggaaagtcagatttgggaCAGATGGGAGGTCAGCCTAGAATCACAGGTGAAATCTCCTGAAGGCCTCATTGGTGCAAGTAGACTGTTGGCTTGCCAAGTGGTTAAAGATTAATCTAGGTTCATTTAAAACAGAGGGCTGGATCCAGAATCTGGGAGAGAGAGTCTGGCAAAACCACTGTCCGGCTTAGGGAAAGCAGCTTTGGACAGGGTATGTGAACACTTTTTATTGTTGTCACTTTGACTCTGCAGGATGGCCTGGCTGCCCCGTGCCTGTCAGAGAGCACCTGCGGGGGCTCTCTTCTTACTACTCTGGGGCACCGTGGTGGTGGGGGACAGGCTGCTGGTGTTCCCTCAGGACGGAAGCCACTGGCTCAGCATGCAGGACATAGTGGAGGCTCTCGGTCAGAGGGGCCATGACATCATGGTGCTGGTGCCAGAAGTCAATTTGCTTCTGAAAGAGTCCAAGTACTACAAGAGAAAAATCTACCCGGTGCCATTTGATGAGGAAGAGCAGAAGAACCGTTACCGCACCTTTGGAGAAAGGCATTTCACGTACAGGCACTGGTTGAGTGGGCCGCTGACCGAGTATAGCAATGTCATGGTTGTGATCAGCATGTACAACACGAACTGCCAGAGCCTCCTGAGGCACAAAGATACCTTGGCTTTCCTCAGGAAGCAAAAGTTTGATGCTCTTTTCACGGACCCGGCCTTGCCCTGTGGTGTTATCCTGGCTGAGTACCTGGGCCTGCCCTCCATGTACCTGTTCAGGGGCTTCCCCTGCTCCCTGGAACATGGGTTTGGTGGGAGCCCGAACCCAGTGTCGTACATCCCCAGGTGCTACACCAAGTTCACGGACCGCATGACTTTCCCACAGCGGGTGGTCAACTTCCTCGTCAACCTGCTGGAGATCCCTCTGTTTTACTGTCTGTATTCCCAGTATGAGGACCTGGCCTCGGAGCTCCTGCAGAGAAAGGTGGACTTGGCCACCTTGTTTCACAAGGACTCCATGTGGCTGCTCAGATACGACTTTGTGTTGGAGCACCCGAGGCCTGTGATGCCCAACATGGTCTTCATCGGGGGGATCAACTGCAAGAAGGAGGGCACCCTGCCTCAGGTTGGTGGATGGGCTTTTGGTGGGCAGACCCTGTTCTTATGGGCCCTGTCTTCTTTGACACATTTGCTTTCTTGCTGTGTGGGAACACTGCTTGAAGAAATGGTGGTGAGGAGGTGTTGGCAGGTCTGGAACAACAAGGGCATGTGGGGACCTGAGGCCTAGGTGACGTGGAGGTTTTGGAATGAGCTCAGAGTGATAGCAATAGATACATTTGCTTGATCTGGGGACAATGACAGGATCAAGGAAAGAGCTTAGCAATAAGTATTCCTGACCAATAGAGGTGCAAGTGTGACCAAGGCACGTGTGATGTGTGTAGCTTAAATCCAGTTGTCCTAACTGTGTTGCAGGCTTTGTTTCTGGGTTCTGGGTTCAATAAATCCCACACCTTTTAAAGTAAATCCTTTTCTAGaataatttatttccttatttatggTCATGGAGAAACAGttaagagatagatagatagatgatggaTAGATGATAGATGTTTTTGTCTCCCGTCTTTTCCTTCACTGCTAAAATCTGCCTGGCAGCCAGGGCTCAGTCA
Encoded proteins:
- the LOC101533137 gene encoding UDP-glucuronosyltransferase 1-6 isoform X4, which translates into the protein MAWLPRACQRAPAGALFLLLWGTVVVGDRLLVFPQDGSHWLSMQDIVEALGQRGHDIMVLVPEVNLLLKESKYYKRKIYPVPFDEEEQKNRYRTFGERHFTYRHWLSGPLTEYSNVMVVISMYNTNCQSLLRHKDTLAFLRKQKFDALFTDPALPCGVILAEYLGLPSMYLFRGFPCSLEHGFGGSPNPVSYIPRCYTKFTDRMTFPQRVVNFLVNLLEIPLFYCLYSQYEDLASELLQRKVDLATLFHKDSMWLLRYDFVLEHPRPVMPNMVFIGGINCKKEGTLPQEFEAYVNASGEHGIVVFSLGSMVSEIPEKKAMAIADALGRIPQTVLWRYTGSRPSNLAKNTILVKWLPQNDLLGHPKTRAFITHSGSHGIYEGICNGVPMVMLPLFGDQMDNAKRMETRGAGITLNVLEMTSDDLANALKKVINDKSYKENIMRLSSLHKDRPVEPLDLAVFWVEFVMRHKGAPHLRPAAHDLTWYQYHSLDVIGFLLAIVLVVAFVTFKCCAFACGKCFGKRGRVKKAHKSKTH